The genomic DNA CCTATCTGAGGTTCATTCCTAACTTTCCTTATTGGAAGTAAATAATATATCTTGATGTAATCTATAGCAAGATAATTTAGCTTCCCTTCCCCGAAAAGATCCCTGACTTCTTTCAACGCTTCTGCTAATTCTGTTAACCTATGCGGCGGTACATCCTGGACAAATCTCTGAACCTTAACTTCTGCCGAACCACGCGGGTGCCTTGCAAAAAGAAAATTCAACAGGTAAGAGTCATCGCCAACCTGCCTGTACCGGTCATCAGCGATTTTCTCCTGAAATTCCTCCAATGCTTCTAACTTATTCAGCCTTTCCACCTTTTCTTTCAGTCGGTCAGCCCATTCCCACGGTGTAAGCTGTTGCGGGTTAATATTTTGATAAAATTGTGGAATCAAATACACATCCGCTTCCCCAAATTTCATTTTTAAATGTTTCTCTACGAACCTCTCCCCTACAAGTAAATATTTGTAGCATTCCTCGCACACTGCATAATTTTTAAAAAAGCCCGCTTCTATTAAATTGCTGGCAAAACCTATTTTATCGTTGATGTAGAATTTTAATAGCCTAAAACGAGTAAAATTTTTAGTTATATTCACTGCTGACCTTTGGCACAGATGGCATTGACCTTTAATCTTATCTTCGAAAACATCGTCGACCATCTGTTTTTCCAGATATTCATGGTATTCAGGGTCTTCCGCTATAAGATGCCCGTTTATTTTTAGCGTAAAAAGCACGTCATCCTTTGTTGAAATCCCCCAATATTTATCAAGCCAATTCCTTACGACTTCCGCTACCAAAGCCATGAGCTTTTTGACGTTTTCTTTTTGTCCCTCTTCCCCATCTTTTTTTGCGTACTCTTCGTAAAATGAAGGAGTGCAAAAACCGCAGAGCTCTATCAACGTATTTATTTCGTCTCGTTTTTTCTTCTGAATTAGAGCAGTATCATTCATATTCATCTTTTCTAAATTCCATAGGTAGGCATATCTTTTTTCGCCACCCCTTAAACCCGGGATTTCACAGTAATATTTTGCGATAATTTGCTGAAGGTTGCTTTTTAATGTGCTTTTAGCGGGCAGTTGTCTTGCAAGATTGGGAATGGACTGAATAAGATATTGA from Caldanaerovirga acetigignens includes the following:
- a CDS encoding TIGR02556 family CRISPR-associated protein is translated as MIEAIKTLGESILMTTGGESFLSSMVDAANRAKNIVVLDFDTTKVAQPKVETWGIDSEKLDRIKWLGNVKGNKPQDRITTDNLQYLIQSIPNLARQLPAKSTLKSNLQQIIAKYYCEIPGLRGGEKRYAYLWNLEKMNMNDTALIQKKKRDEINTLIELCGFCTPSFYEEYAKKDGEEGQKENVKKLMALVAEVVRNWLDKYWGISTKDDVLFTLKINGHLIAEDPEYHEYLEKQMVDDVFEDKIKGQCHLCQRSAVNITKNFTRFRLLKFYINDKIGFASNLIEAGFFKNYAVCEECYKYLLVGERFVEKHLKMKFGEADVYLIPQFYQNINPQQLTPWEWADRLKEKVERLNKLEALEEFQEKIADDRYRQVGDDSYLLNFLFARHPRGSAEVKVQRFVQDVPPHRLTELAEALKEVRDLFGEGKLNYLAIDYIKIYYLLPIRKVRNEPQIGIYLDMLGALLKGSSVKLMYLTKLLMETARVHVFNKYEAYVQRKSTSDKRLADDLGKFLISAQFFVYYLKKLGMLKELQGGGSKLIWEDLVSPEIKDYWGKVGLADHQRALFLLGYLVGEIGKKQFDEGGTKPIINKINFQGMTEAKIKVLASEVLEKLYQYKIWKYKEGMYAAMKELLDKSLGKFASPEDNVFWILSGYAFSTAQALKGKDEEKLEEEEDA